A genomic window from Molothrus ater isolate BHLD 08-10-18 breed brown headed cowbird chromosome Z unlocalized genomic scaffold, BPBGC_Mater_1.1 matZ_random_MA36, whole genome shotgun sequence includes:
- the LOC118699276 gene encoding 39S ribosomal protein L50, mitochondrial-like isoform X2: MAALGVLRVVARQRPGLGPAGLRALWGGRRKEEREVEADGAVPEKERSEPSLMHPLPRCQSYVPPEDLQSCLESHVREVFGPSVPEDWQQAPLQDKRLKHRLLARLAAELGHAVPNSQLHCMRRAGDVLGFYRTPVRDGSKIDELAAAELPPNLKIIWQQ; this comes from the exons ATGGCGGCGCTGGGGGTGCTGCGGGTGGTTGCACGACAGAGGCCGGGGCTCGGCCCCGCGGGGCTCAGGGCGCTGTGGGGCGGCCGCAG gaaggaggaaagagaagtgGAAGCAGACGGAGCAGTTCCTGAGAAGGAGAGGAGCGAGCCCAGCCTGATGCACCCCCTGCCCCGCTGCCAGAGCTACGTCCCGCCTGaggacctgcagagctgcctcgAGTCCCACGTCAGGGAGGTCTTCGGGCCCTCTGTTCCCGAGGACTGGCAGCAGGCTCCGCTGCAGGATAAGCGGCTGAAGCACCGCCTGCTGGCCCGGCTGGCGGCGGAACTGGGACACGCTGTCCCCAACTCGCAACTGCACTGCATGCGCCGTGCCGGGGACGTGCTGGGCTTCTACCGCACCCCTGTGAGGGACGGCAGCAAGATCGATGAACTCGcggctgcagagctgcccccgAACCTGAAAATCATCTGGCAGCAGTGA
- the RIOK2 gene encoding serine/threonine-protein kinase RIO2 gives MGKLNVVMLRYLSREHFRVLTAVEMGMKNHEIVPASLIASIASLKHGGCNKILRELAKHKLLAYERTKTVQGYRLTNAGYDYLALKTLSSRQVISSVGNQMGVGKESDIYIVANEEEQQFALKLHRLGRTSFRNLKNKRDYHKHRHKMSWLYLSRIAAMKEFAYMKALHDREFPVPKPIDYNRHAVVMELVDGYPLCQVRQIEDPAAVYSELMDLIVKLANHGLIHGDFNEFNLILDNNDHATLIDFPQMMSTSHANAEWYFNRDVNCIKEFFKKRFNYESELFPTFKDIRRECSLDKEIAASGYAKEMQEDGELLYPTGSDEDDNTEVLELPEDAEKDLNFFSRNEQNSEDFTCEAGDFSESRASDSAASSSEEEADTAKSRENTQRLNMAELSSALEEDEGPAVPWKSSEDAESSAVTSFKGKRLTENAAELEDQAGQGGCREAKENEEECPELVNSALNEEFSHYSNEECIVPIAGPRTRTKSITSVRSVGSFSTIPPELMKQKIKRQLTKQQKSALKQRLQKGEANIYTKQRRENMHNIKSSLDAANFWG, from the exons ATGGGGAAGCTGAACGTAGTAATGCTGCGGTACCTGTCCCGGGAGCACTTCAGGGTGCTGACCGCG GTGGAAATGGGCATGAAGAACCATGAAATAGTTCCTGCTAGCTTAATTGCTTCCATTGCCAGCCTTAAACACGGTGGCTGTAATAAAATTTTGAGAGAGCTGGCGAAGCACAAACTTCTGGCTTACGAACGAACTAAAA CTGTCCAGGGTTATCGGTTAACTAATGCAGGATATGATTACCTGGCTCTGAAAACTCTCTCTTCCCGACAAGTCATCAGTTCTGTGGGGAACCAGATGGGTGTTGGCAAAGAATCAG ATATTTATATTGTTGCCAATGAAGAGGAGCAACAGTTTGCACTGAAATTGCACCGTCTGGGGAGAACCTCCTTTCGCAACCTGAAAAACAAACGTGACTAccacaagcacaggcacaaaaTGTCCTGGCTGTACTTGTCCCGGATAGCGGCAATGAAGGAGTTTGCCTACATGAAG GCTTTGCACGACAGAGAATTTCCTGTTCCAAAGCCCATAGACTACAACAGGCATGCAGTTGTTATGGAACTTGTTGATGGATATCCTTT GTGCCAGGTGCGCCAAATTGAAGATCCAGCTGCTGTCTACAGTGAATTAATGGACCTGATTGTAAAACTTGCCAATCATGGTCTGATCCATGGGGATTTCAATGAGTTTAATCTCATCTTGGATAATAACGACCATGCCACTTTGATTGATTTCCCTCAGATGATGTCAACATCTCATGCAAATGCTGAATG GTATTTTAACAGAGATGTTAACTGTATTAAGGAGTTCTTCAAGAAACGCTTCAACTATGAGAGTGAGCTCTTCCCAACCTTCAAAGACATCAG gagaGAATGTTCTCTTGATAAAGAGATTGCTGCCAGTGGCTATGCAAAGGAGATGCAGGAAGATGGTGAACTGCTTTACCCTACAGGTTCTGATGAGGATGACAATACAGAGGTGTTAGAACTTCCAGAGGATGCTGAGAAAGACCTCAACTTCTTCAGCAGAAATGAACAGAACAGTGAAGACTTCACATGTGAAGCGGGTGATTTCTCTGAAAGCAGAGCCTCTGACAGCGCTGCaagcagcagtgaggaggaggcTGATACAGCTAAAAGCAGGGAAAATACACAAAGACTAAATATGGCAGAGTTGAGTTCAGCCTTGGAAGAAGATGAAGGGCCAGCTGTGCCTTGGAAGTCCAGTGAAGATGCAGAGAGTTCTGCAGTTACTTCTTTTAAGGGCAAAAGACTAactgaaaatgctgctgaacTGGAAGATCAGGCAGGTCAAGGAGGGTGCCGTGAGGCTAAGGAGAATGAAGAGGAGTGCCCTGAGCTGGTCAATTCAGCTTTAAATGAGGAATTCAGTCATTACAG tAATGAAGAGTGTATTGTTCCCATTGCTGGGCCCAGGACAAGGACTAAGAGCATCACATCAGTCAGAAGTGTTGGGAGCTTTTCAACCATTCCTCca GAGCTGATGAAACAGAAGATAAAGCGTCAGCTGACCAAGCAGCAGAAATCTGCTCTGAAGCAACGGCTGCAAAAAGGGGAGGCAAATATTTACACCAAGCAACGTCGAGAAAATATGCACAACATTAAGTCAAGCTTGGATGCAGCCAATTTCTGGGGATAA
- the LOC118699276 gene encoding 39S ribosomal protein L50, mitochondrial-like isoform X1, whose translation MAALGVLRVVARQRPGLGPAGLRALWGGRSRKEEREVEADGAVPEKERSEPSLMHPLPRCQSYVPPEDLQSCLESHVREVFGPSVPEDWQQAPLQDKRLKHRLLARLAAELGHAVPNSQLHCMRRAGDVLGFYRTPVRDGSKIDELAAAELPPNLKIIWQQ comes from the exons ATGGCGGCGCTGGGGGTGCTGCGGGTGGTTGCACGACAGAGGCCGGGGCTCGGCCCCGCGGGGCTCAGGGCGCTGTGGGGCGGCCGCAG caggaaggaggaaagagaagtgGAAGCAGACGGAGCAGTTCCTGAGAAGGAGAGGAGCGAGCCCAGCCTGATGCACCCCCTGCCCCGCTGCCAGAGCTACGTCCCGCCTGaggacctgcagagctgcctcgAGTCCCACGTCAGGGAGGTCTTCGGGCCCTCTGTTCCCGAGGACTGGCAGCAGGCTCCGCTGCAGGATAAGCGGCTGAAGCACCGCCTGCTGGCCCGGCTGGCGGCGGAACTGGGACACGCTGTCCCCAACTCGCAACTGCACTGCATGCGCCGTGCCGGGGACGTGCTGGGCTTCTACCGCACCCCTGTGAGGGACGGCAGCAAGATCGATGAACTCGcggctgcagagctgcccccgAACCTGAAAATCATCTGGCAGCAGTGA